From one Anaerolineae bacterium genomic stretch:
- a CDS encoding 6-pyruvoyl-tetrahydropterin synthase-related protein, which translates to MFSFLLIEPMFKPGLPNTADGLLHFFRSALWRWSWDEGVLWPRWHTLLYYGYGYPLFNFYAPFLYITTSTFNLILPDLLTAFKAVLFLSSLNYSLAMYLWAKDIVGREGAIVASAAYTFATYRFRELYFQGNYAQFLAWSLYPWVLFFFRRLWEEPRRLNFTGAVFSLTALLLCHNISAMLFGPVLVLYLTCVVFVGGDSFRFYKNRLPALVGALLLAGAGGAIFWLPALVEQHFTQVYVLTRGFFDVAQHFLRLQELFAPSPPLDYRATNPPMPFNFGRFHLLLAGIGTLAVFRKGLNAFQRWHLAFAMAGTLFSSFMMLPPSLPLWRHLPFIAFTEYPSRMYGIAFIFSSLLAGASVLWVRDLPLLRLPAVIVATVGLIISVFSYQFPRPFLPLKATPQEFVSYEQANNEPGTTSASEYLSVWTVKVPEAPAIEPGLLRKALVKGEAEILEVKSNFMKFKVDLHEPMVLEVAQFYFPGWQGWLDGTEIPLKPCPESGLICLEAPPGEHIIALAFRDTPVRKFGKFISLLGLLLTFAVNLWLKGKRGQKRQETDGARKESSILALVVAGILILKVWWIEPHTFWFRLQSPPGKALPAQNSVNLRLGDKVALIGYDLESKVVRQGGELHVRLYWQALKFLDKDYSSFVHLIGTDGRLYAQSDSMHPAYIPTSTWNPSLYVVDEHYVRIPPDTPPVAFSVKVGLYERETMQGLGTIELSEWVNVQPRHPVKIPIKYLQLFPDEGIKLLGYHLTKGDYLLTLTLYWQANRKVSRDFQVFVHLVDHQNKIIAQADGPPVRGLYPTSRWLPGQVIEDVRRIPVSPGVSPELVLVGLYELDTLRRLPAFKEDGSRWENDSIQIDVRRGLE; encoded by the coding sequence TTGTTTTCGTTTCTCCTGATAGAACCCATGTTCAAGCCAGGGTTACCCAACACGGCTGATGGCCTTCTGCACTTCTTCAGGTCCGCTCTGTGGCGGTGGAGCTGGGATGAAGGCGTTTTGTGGCCACGCTGGCATACCCTGCTCTATTATGGATACGGGTACCCGCTGTTCAACTTTTACGCTCCCTTCCTCTACATAACAACTTCCACCTTTAACCTGATCCTGCCAGATTTGCTCACCGCTTTCAAGGCCGTCCTGTTCCTGAGCAGTCTCAATTATTCATTGGCCATGTATTTATGGGCTAAAGATATAGTGGGCAGAGAGGGGGCCATAGTTGCTTCTGCTGCATATACCTTTGCCACTTACCGCTTCCGGGAGCTCTACTTTCAGGGAAATTATGCTCAATTCCTGGCCTGGAGTCTCTATCCCTGGGTTCTGTTTTTCTTCCGGCGCCTGTGGGAAGAACCGCGCAGGCTAAACTTTACCGGTGCAGTTTTTTCCCTCACCGCTCTGCTTCTGTGCCACAACATAAGCGCAATGCTTTTCGGGCCTGTGCTTGTCCTTTATCTTACCTGTGTGGTTTTCGTGGGAGGAGATTCCTTCCGCTTTTACAAAAACAGGCTCCCTGCCTTGGTCGGAGCGCTTCTTCTCGCCGGGGCTGGGGGTGCTATCTTCTGGCTCCCTGCCCTTGTGGAACAGCATTTTACCCAAGTGTATGTTCTTACCCGGGGCTTTTTTGATGTCGCCCAGCATTTTCTGCGGCTTCAGGAGCTCTTTGCCCCCTCACCACCGCTGGATTATCGGGCTACGAACCCCCCGATGCCCTTCAATTTCGGCCGATTTCACCTTCTCCTTGCAGGGATAGGCACCCTGGCGGTTTTCCGAAAAGGTTTGAACGCTTTCCAGAGGTGGCACCTGGCCTTTGCCATGGCAGGCACTTTGTTCTCCTCCTTCATGATGTTGCCACCGTCCCTGCCCCTCTGGCGCCACCTGCCCTTTATAGCCTTTACCGAGTACCCTTCGCGGATGTACGGCATAGCCTTTATTTTCTCTTCCCTGCTCGCAGGGGCCTCGGTTTTGTGGGTCAGAGACCTCCCTCTCTTGAGGCTTCCGGCAGTAATTGTCGCCACCGTGGGATTAATAATCTCCGTGTTCTCCTACCAGTTTCCCCGGCCTTTCCTGCCGCTCAAGGCAACACCGCAAGAGTTCGTTTCCTATGAGCAAGCCAATAACGAGCCGGGGACAACTTCTGCCAGCGAATATTTAAGCGTATGGACTGTAAAGGTCCCTGAGGCCCCAGCAATAGAGCCAGGCCTTTTGCGGAAAGCTCTGGTCAAGGGCGAGGCGGAAATCCTGGAAGTGAAATCTAACTTCATGAAGTTTAAGGTGGACCTTCACGAGCCTATGGTGCTTGAAGTGGCTCAGTTCTACTTTCCGGGCTGGCAGGGGTGGCTTGATGGGACTGAAATCCCTCTGAAGCCCTGTCCGGAAAGCGGCCTCATTTGCCTTGAAGCTCCCCCTGGGGAACACATCATTGCCTTAGCCTTCAGGGATACCCCTGTACGCAAGTTCGGCAAATTTATTTCACTCCTGGGGTTACTTTTAACTTTTGCTGTAAATCTATGGCTCAAGGGAAAACGGGGGCAGAAACGACAGGAAACCGATGGGGCCCGGAAGGAAAGCTCAATTTTGGCGCTTGTTGTGGCAGGGATTTTAATCCTAAAAGTTTGGTGGATAGAGCCGCATACTTTCTGGTTCAGGCTGCAATCTCCTCCGGGCAAAGCCTTGCCAGCTCAAAATTCTGTGAATTTAAGGCTCGGAGATAAAGTAGCCCTTATAGGTTACGATCTTGAATCAAAGGTTGTGCGCCAAGGGGGCGAATTGCACGTAAGGCTTTACTGGCAGGCTTTGAAATTTCTGGACAAAGATTACTCATCTTTTGTGCATTTAATCGGCACCGATGGCCGCCTGTACGCCCAATCGGATTCAATGCACCCTGCCTATATCCCAACGTCCACCTGGAATCCCTCGCTATACGTCGTAGATGAGCACTATGTGCGCATCCCCCCAGATACCCCACCGGTGGCTTTCAGTGTAAAGGTGGGATTGTATGAGCGCGAAACAATGCAGGGGTTGGGGACCATAGAGCTTTCGGAGTGGGTAAACGTTCAGCCCAGACACCCGGTAAAAATACCCATAAAATACCTTCAACTTTTCCCCGACGAAGGCATAAAGCTTCTCGGATACCACCTGACCAAAGGAGATTACCTCCTAACTTTAACCCTCTACTGGCAGGCCAACAGGAAGGTTTCCCGCGATTTTCAGGTTTTTGTCCACCTCGTGGATCACCAGAATAAAATCATCGCCCAGGCCGATGGCCCTCCCGTCAGAGGGCTTTACCCCACTTCCAGGTGGCTCCCAGGACAGGTTATAGAAGATGTCCGGCGTATTCCCGTTTCCCCCGGGGTAAGCCCGGAATTAGTTTTAGTTGGTCTCTACGAGCTTGATACCCTGAGGAGGCTCCCTGCCTTTAAGGAAGATGGGTCAAGATGGGAAAACGATAGCATACAAATAGATGTGCGAAGGGGCCTGGAATAA
- a CDS encoding M23 family metallopeptidase has protein sequence MRVRNFLGLLISLLISATVAISQVWKSPSPPQLLVTPTPTFTPTPTFTPTPSPTPTPSPTPLLTPTPVSSPTPFVIPQAKILEPSHLWLARPISLKDGGWVNFFYPYGTTGGGEYLLHHGIDIAGNPNAEVLAAGDGEVVVAGSDLEVAYGPTTDFYGNLVVVKLERDYRGRPVYYLYGHLSKVLVEPGQRVRKGEPVGFLGKSGIALGYHLHMEVRVGENSYASTYNPLLWMEPLPRRGLVAGRILDAQGKMPPEVLVILEGKERRETRTYRSGPGINPDEELGENFVFGDVEPGEYMLEVKIGPHLYRRKVVVESWKISFVEIRAID, from the coding sequence TTGAGAGTTAGAAATTTCCTTGGCCTTTTAATATCTTTGCTTATCTCGGCGACAGTGGCAATCTCCCAGGTTTGGAAAAGCCCCTCACCGCCGCAGCTTCTGGTAACCCCTACCCCTACTTTTACCCCCACTCCTACCTTCACTCCTACTCCAAGCCCAACTCCCACACCTTCTCCAACTCCCCTTCTAACCCCTACTCCAGTTTCGTCCCCTACGCCTTTTGTAATCCCACAGGCTAAAATCCTTGAGCCATCTCACCTGTGGCTCGCAAGGCCTATATCTTTGAAAGACGGGGGGTGGGTTAATTTCTTTTACCCTTACGGAACCACCGGTGGAGGAGAATACCTTCTCCATCACGGCATTGATATAGCCGGGAACCCGAATGCGGAAGTTCTGGCGGCAGGCGATGGAGAGGTGGTGGTGGCAGGAAGTGATCTGGAGGTTGCATACGGTCCCACTACTGATTTCTACGGCAATCTGGTGGTGGTGAAGCTTGAGCGGGATTACAGAGGCAGGCCTGTGTATTACCTTTATGGCCACCTTTCAAAGGTGTTGGTAGAACCGGGCCAGAGGGTGAGGAAGGGTGAACCAGTGGGCTTTTTGGGCAAAAGCGGCATAGCTCTGGGTTACCACCTCCACATGGAGGTCAGAGTTGGAGAAAATTCCTATGCTTCCACCTATAACCCGCTTCTATGGATGGAACCCCTTCCCCGGCGGGGTTTGGTGGCAGGTAGGATACTGGATGCTCAGGGGAAAATGCCGCCGGAAGTTTTAGTGATCCTGGAAGGGAAAGAACGAAGGGAAACCCGGACATATCGGTCCGGCCCAGGGATAAATCCCGATGAGGAGCTTGGGGAAAACTTCGTTTTTGGGGACGTAGAGCCGGGCGAATACATGCTGGAAGTTAAGATTGGCCCTCATCTTTACAGACGGAAAGTAGTGGTGGAAAGCTGGAAGATCTCCTTCGTGGAGATCAGGGCCATAGATTAG
- the lgt gene encoding prolipoprotein diacylglyceryl transferase, which yields MFPFFPDPIAFRIGPFAVRWYGLLLMLGTLVAAFVAEREARRRGYNPDHVWNALTLCIIFGIIGARLYHVFSSPAEGLGWSYYRQNPLDIIAFWKGGFQGLGMYGAIAGGVLGLFIYTRIARLSFLRWADLGALVLPLAQAIGRWGNFFNQELYGYPTTLPWGIKIDAAHRYGPFTDLNKYPVETTLFHPTFLYESILCLMAFGFLMWVNRRFSSRLKEGDLFFLYLILYPLIRIITEFQRPDAWKVWGIPVAQLISAGCIILASTLLVYRHVFRRE from the coding sequence ATGTTCCCCTTTTTCCCCGACCCAATAGCTTTCAGGATAGGGCCTTTTGCTGTAAGGTGGTATGGGCTGCTCCTGATGCTGGGAACTCTGGTGGCGGCCTTTGTAGCGGAAAGAGAAGCCCGAAGGCGAGGGTACAACCCTGACCACGTCTGGAATGCTCTGACCCTGTGTATAATCTTCGGAATCATCGGAGCCAGGCTCTACCACGTCTTCTCCAGCCCCGCTGAGGGCCTTGGCTGGAGTTACTACCGCCAGAACCCTCTGGATATAATCGCCTTCTGGAAAGGAGGGTTCCAGGGCCTGGGAATGTATGGTGCGATAGCGGGAGGAGTCTTAGGACTCTTCATCTACACCCGCATTGCCAGACTCAGCTTCCTCCGCTGGGCTGACCTCGGAGCCCTGGTGCTTCCACTGGCCCAGGCTATAGGGAGGTGGGGCAATTTCTTCAATCAGGAACTCTACGGGTACCCCACGACCCTTCCCTGGGGCATAAAGATTGACGCTGCTCACCGCTATGGCCCCTTCACCGATTTAAACAAATACCCGGTGGAAACAACTCTGTTCCATCCCACATTCCTATACGAATCCATCCTTTGTCTCATGGCTTTCGGTTTCCTGATGTGGGTAAACCGACGCTTTAGCTCTCGCCTCAAGGAAGGGGATCTGTTCTTCCTCTACCTGATCCTGTACCCGCTGATCCGCATCATTACCGAGTTCCAGAGGCCCGATGCCTGGAAAGTATGGGGCATACCGGTGGCACAGCTTATCTCAGCAGGTTGTATAATCTTGGCCTCTACTTTGCTTGTATATCGACACGTTTTCAGGAGGGAATAA
- a CDS encoding YbgC/FadM family acyl-CoA thioesterase encodes MTHVHTVPFKVRLYELDSLGHVNNAVYLRYCEQAAMEASENVGYTLERYREKGWIWVIKHTILEHVAPAFYGDTIEVTTWVSQITPASTFREYLLTRQSDGALIARARSRWVLLDARSGRPIRMPQEMREVFRPNGKIAVRDLKPMRGERPVEKAQTFHHFRKVQRYELDSAGHVNNAVYMNWLEQAKFEAMASVGYTSARLREMGITIVQVRAEIEYIKPAMEGDELKITSQLSAMARTHGTWEHHIYRWPAGELVAKAWSTGAFLNSTGRPTRAPEELISSLLEKNTQT; translated from the coding sequence ATGACTCACGTGCATACGGTGCCTTTCAAAGTGCGCCTCTATGAACTTGATAGCCTGGGGCACGTAAACAATGCTGTATATCTGCGGTACTGCGAACAGGCTGCAATGGAAGCCTCAGAAAACGTTGGCTACACTCTGGAAAGGTATCGGGAAAAGGGCTGGATCTGGGTCATAAAGCACACAATCCTTGAGCACGTGGCTCCGGCCTTTTACGGTGACACCATTGAAGTCACCACGTGGGTAAGCCAGATAACCCCAGCCAGCACTTTCAGGGAATATCTCTTGACTCGTCAGAGCGATGGGGCCCTGATAGCCAGGGCCAGGAGCCGCTGGGTTCTCCTTGATGCCAGAAGTGGTCGCCCCATCCGGATGCCTCAGGAGATGCGGGAGGTTTTCCGCCCCAATGGTAAAATTGCTGTCAGAGACCTAAAGCCAATGCGGGGTGAAAGGCCTGTGGAAAAGGCGCAAACTTTCCACCACTTCCGCAAGGTCCAGCGTTATGAGCTGGATTCAGCTGGGCATGTCAATAATGCTGTCTATATGAACTGGTTGGAGCAGGCTAAGTTTGAAGCCATGGCTTCTGTGGGCTATACCAGCGCGCGGCTCAGGGAAATGGGCATAACCATCGTGCAGGTCCGGGCAGAGATTGAATACATCAAACCCGCAATGGAAGGGGACGAACTGAAAATAACAAGCCAGCTTTCCGCAATGGCCCGGACTCACGGGACCTGGGAGCATCATATTTACAGGTGGCCTGCAGGTGAACTTGTGGCAAAAGCCTGGTCCACAGGGGCTTTCCTGAATTCCACCGGTCGGCCTACTCGCGCTCCCGAGGAGCTCATCAGCTCGCTTCTGGAGAAGAATACACAAACGTGA
- a CDS encoding DUF1957 domain-containing protein has product MPLGAFTFVLHTHLPYVRMAGRWPHGEEMLHEAMAETYIPLLQALYDLREEGVDYHLAIGITPILMEQLADEDVKKHFVAYLEERIQLAEEDAKFHSSQGEKAIAALAYFYKNWYTGILESFTGRFGRDILGAFRRLQDEGYIEVLTSAASHAYLPLLDRDSSIYAQLRIGVQTYLRHMGRMPRGIWLPECGYRPGFMKDPRPGEPIKHSYYKPGLEEFLADLNLQFFFTDSYVIEGGRMVGKVAGDVVGPYGGVPKRRLVIKTDELPIVRKGTTFRPYYIQAARVAVFGRDEGTGLQVWSASYGYPGDYLYREFHRKDEHSGLKYWRVTGAQVDLGQKELYDPERAKGQVKIHVDHFCGLVKERLRNFSQSTGLYGIIISAYDTELFGHWWFEGILWLKEVLRSLSRDPEIELTTPSSYLERYPPTEAMAIPESSWGLGGAHWTWLNPETEWMWPLIHNAERTMEELVRLYPDGPEPLREFLNQAARELLLLQASDWPFLVSTGQARDYAMARFQQHLARFNHLVSIARRGEISPQDQEFLAEISRLDNPFPDIDYRLFAWREQA; this is encoded by the coding sequence ATGCCGCTGGGAGCCTTTACCTTTGTCCTTCATACCCATCTACCCTATGTTCGGATGGCGGGCCGATGGCCCCACGGGGAAGAAATGCTCCACGAAGCCATGGCCGAAACTTACATCCCCCTCCTTCAGGCCCTTTACGATCTGCGTGAGGAGGGAGTGGATTACCATCTGGCCATCGGAATAACCCCTATCCTTATGGAGCAGCTGGCGGATGAAGATGTAAAAAAGCACTTTGTGGCTTACCTTGAGGAAAGGATCCAGCTGGCCGAAGAGGATGCCAAATTTCACTCAAGCCAGGGGGAAAAGGCCATAGCTGCTCTTGCCTATTTCTACAAAAACTGGTACACAGGCATACTGGAAAGTTTCACCGGCCGGTTCGGACGAGATATCCTCGGAGCTTTCCGCCGACTTCAAGATGAGGGTTACATAGAAGTTCTCACCAGCGCTGCCTCCCATGCTTACCTTCCCCTTCTGGACCGAGACTCCAGCATTTACGCCCAGCTCAGGATAGGGGTTCAGACCTACCTGAGGCACATGGGCAGAATGCCCAGGGGTATATGGCTTCCTGAATGCGGGTATCGTCCTGGATTTATGAAAGACCCGAGGCCCGGGGAGCCGATAAAGCATTCCTATTACAAACCCGGGCTTGAGGAATTCTTAGCAGACCTTAACCTTCAATTTTTCTTCACCGATTCCTACGTCATTGAAGGGGGAAGGATGGTGGGGAAGGTGGCAGGCGATGTGGTGGGGCCATACGGAGGAGTCCCCAAGAGAAGGCTTGTCATTAAAACTGATGAGCTGCCCATTGTCCGCAAGGGCACCACTTTCCGCCCCTATTATATTCAAGCTGCCAGGGTAGCTGTCTTCGGCCGGGACGAAGGCACCGGCCTCCAGGTTTGGTCGGCCAGCTACGGCTATCCAGGCGATTACCTTTACCGGGAATTCCATCGGAAAGACGAGCACTCAGGCCTCAAGTACTGGAGGGTGACAGGAGCTCAGGTGGACCTGGGCCAGAAAGAGCTTTACGACCCTGAAAGAGCCAAGGGGCAGGTTAAAATCCACGTGGATCACTTCTGCGGCCTCGTAAAAGAAAGGTTGAGGAACTTTAGCCAGAGCACAGGCCTTTACGGAATAATAATCTCGGCTTACGACACCGAGCTTTTCGGGCACTGGTGGTTTGAAGGTATCCTCTGGCTTAAGGAGGTTCTGCGTTCCCTCTCCCGTGATCCGGAGATAGAATTAACCACGCCTTCTTCTTATCTGGAAAGATATCCCCCCACAGAAGCCATGGCCATCCCTGAAAGCTCCTGGGGGCTGGGAGGTGCTCACTGGACATGGCTTAATCCCGAGACGGAGTGGATGTGGCCTCTCATCCACAATGCTGAGCGCACAATGGAAGAACTGGTGAGGCTTTACCCCGATGGTCCTGAACCCCTGCGGGAGTTCCTGAACCAGGCTGCCCGCGAGCTCCTCCTTCTTCAAGCCAGCGATTGGCCTTTCCTGGTGAGCACTGGCCAGGCCAGAGACTATGCCATGGCTCGCTTCCAGCAGCACCTGGCTCGCTTCAACCATCTTGTCTCCATTGCCCGCCGTGGAGAGATATCCCCACAGGATCAGGAGTTCCTGGCGGAAATTTCCCGTCTTGATAATCCTTTCCCGGACATAGATTACAGGCTTTTTGCCTGGAGAGAACAAGCATGA